DNA from Thioalbus denitrificans:
ACGGCGCTGCGGCCCTCGGTGGTGGTCGACTGCACCGCGATGGCGTCCTCGGTGATGGCCAGCTGCTCCTCGAGCTGGCGGGTCACCTGGTCCTCCATCACCTCCGGGGGCACGCCGGGGTCCACCACCCGCACCCGCACCTCGGGGTAGATGATGTGGGGCAGCAGGTCCACGTTGAGCCGTCCCAGCGCGAAGCCGCCGAGGACGATCACGGCCAGGGCGAGCATGCTGACCCCGACCGGGTGGCGCACCGACCAGGCGGCGAGTCCTCCGCCCACGCCGCGGCCGGCGCTCATGGCGTCTCCCCGACCGGCTCCACGGACATGCCGTCCTTCAGGCCCAGGAAGCCCTTGGTGACCACCCGTGCACCGGCATCCAGTCCCTCCAGGATGCTGACGCGGGCGCCCAGCCGGGTCCCGGTGCGCACCTCGGCCCGGTGGGCGACGTTTTCATCGTCCAGGCGGAAGACGTACTCGCTGCCGCGATCCTGCTGCAGGGCCGTCAGGGGGATGCTGAGGGTGGTCAGCGCCGGAATCTCGAGGGTCACCCGCGCCAGCTGGCCGGCGCGCGCGCCCGGCGGGACCGGCTCGATGGTGATCTCCACCGTGCCGAGCCGGGTGCTGGCGTCCACCTGGGGATAGATGCGGCTGATGTGGCCGGCATGGGCTTCGCGGCCCAGGGCGTCGATGAGCACCCGCACCTTCTGGCCGAGGGCCAGGTGGGGGAGCAGCAGCTCGGAGACGGAGACCTCGGTCACCAGGGAGCCGGGGTCGATCAGGGTGAGCAGGTGGGTATGGCGCGGCACGGCGTCGCCCGGCTCCACCAGGCGGGCGCTCACCACGCCGGCGAACGGGGCCCGGATGACCATGTAGCCGAGCCGGGTGCGCAGCAGCGCCTCCTCGGCGCGCGCGACTTCCACCGCCGTGGCCGCCCGCGACACCTCGTCCTCGGAGACCATCTGCCGCTCCACCAGCCGCCGCAGCCGCTTCAGGTCCTGCTCCGCCTGGGCGCGGGTGGCGACGGCGCGCTCAAGCTCCGCGCGCAGCAGCGCATCGTCCAGCCGCGCCAGCACCGCGCCCTGCTCCACCCGGTCGCCCTCGTAGAAGGGCAGCTCGATGATCCGTCCCTCCTCCTGGTTGAACAGGCGCACCTGGCGGCGGGTGCGCAGGGTGCCGGTGCGGGTGCTGGCGTAGGGCAGGGGCGCGCGGCTGACCTCACCGGCGGCGACCAGGTGGGTGGCGGGCGGTGCTTTCTTCGGTGCCGGTTGCGATGTCCCCCCGTCCTGCGAGCAGGCCGTGGCGAGAAGGGAGGAGAGGAGCAGCAGCAGGGGCGGCAGGGCGCGGAGTCGTGGCTTCATGGAGTATCCCGACAGAGACTGGGGCGATTACAGCACAAGCCCGGGTTGCGGACCAGATCGGCTGCGCGGCCGGGCTCCGGCGGCCGGTTCAGGCGGCGGGCGGCGGTACCCGGAGCAGGAAGGTGACCGGCCCGTCGTTCACCAGCTGCACCTTCATGTCGGCGCCGAAGCGGCCGCTGGCCACCTTGCCGTGACGCTCGCCGGCGCGGTGGCAGAAGTGGTCATAGAGGCGCTCCCCCGTGGCGGGGTCGGCGGCCGGGGTGAAGCTCGGGCGCATGCCCTTGCGGGTGTCGGCGGCGAGGGTGAACTGGGAGACCACCAGCAGGTCGCCGCCGATGTCGGTGAGGCCGAGGTTCATGCGCTCGTTGCAGTCGGGGAAGATGCGGTAGCCCAGCACCCGCTCCAGCAGCCGCTCCGCCTGCCTCTCCGTGTCGCCGCGCTCCACGCCGAGGAACACCAGCAGCCCGGCGCCGATGTTGCCCACCGTCTCGCCCGCCACCACCACCCGCGCGGCGCTCACCCGCTGGAGGAGTGCGATCACGGCATATTCAACGCCAAGACGCCGAGGCGCCAGGACGCGAAGGGTTCAAGGGGCGGTTGCGCGGATGCCGGTCGAACGCTTTCGTTCAGACGCGCATTCGGCTGCCGCGGTCTGCTCTGAAGGAACTGGAACACCATTTTTTCTCTTCGCGTCTTGGCGTTGAATCTGTTGACCGGACGTTCCTCAGCCCACGCGGCGTCCCAGGCTGTTGGTGGCCCGCACCAGGGCGTCGACGATGCCCGGCTCGCTGGCGGCGTGGCCGGCGTCGGGGATGATCTGCAGCTCCGCATCGGGCCAGGCGCGGGCCAGCTGCCAGGCGTTCTCCAGCGGGCAGATGGCGTCGTAGCGGCCGTGGACGATGATGCCCGGGATGCCGGCCAGGCGGTGGGCGTCGCGCAGCAGCTGATCCGGTTCGAGGAAGCTGTCGTGCATGAAGTAGTGGCACTCGATGCGCGCCAGGCTCAGCGCGGTGAAGGGGTCGGCGAAGTGGTTCACCAGCTCCTCCCGCGGCAGCAGGGAGGCGGTGCGTCCTTCCCACAGGGACCACGCCTTTGCCGCGGCCATCCGCGCCACCTCGTCGTCGCTGGTCAGCCGGCTGTAGTAGGCGCGGACCAGGTCGCCGCGCTCGGCCTCGGGAATGGGTTCCAGGTACGCCTCCCAGTAGTCCGGGAACAGGCGGCTGGCGCCCTCCTGGTAGAACCAGCGGATCTCGTGGGGGCGGCAGAGGAAGATCCCGCGCAGGATCAGGCCCAGTACCCGCTCGGGGTGGGTCTCGGCATAGGCGAGGCCGAGGGTGGAGCCCCAGGATCCGCCGAACAGCATCCAGCGCTCCACTCCCAAGTGCTCGCGGATGGCCTCCATGTCGGCCACCAGCGCCTGGGTGGTGTTGCCGTCGAGCTCCGCGTGGGGGGTGGAGCGTCCGCAGCCCCGCTGGTCGAAGAGGATGATGCGGTAGAGCCCGGGATCGAAGAAGCGCCGGTGATAGGGCTCGCAGCCGGCGCCGGGCCCGCCGTGGACGAACAGGACCGGGATGCCGTCGGGATTGCCGCACTCCTCCACGTGCAGGACGTGGGGCGGCTCCACTGCCAGGCTGTGCTGGACGTAGGGACGGATGTCTGGATAGAGCGTGAGCCGGGTCACGAACCCTCCTGCTGGGTGGTTTCCATGCCGGGGATGGTGTCGCGAACGGCGGGGCAACTCAAGGCCCCGGCGCCGCCCGCCGTGGTGCGCCGCAAGACGGCTATGGACAATTTCCTACAACAGGACTGGCAATTGGCCGCTGGGCAGCGCCCATCCCTTTGCGCACACTGAATCTGCGTCAATCACTAGGAGTCGTATCCGGACTCGTCGTCCCCGAACCTCTGGTTCGGGGTTTTTTTTGCCTGTCGCAGCCCGGATTCCCCCGCCGCCTCCCGTGGCGGCGGTTCCGCCCCGCCCGAACCGGGGGGTGGATATCGTCATCCACCCCCCTGGCGGTCAACTCGCCTCGCTGTCGGTCCGTGAGGCGCGCTTGCGCTCGTGCTCCTTCAGGTGGCGCTTGCGCAGGCGGATGGCCTTGGGGGTGATCTCCACCAGCTCGTCGTCGTCGATGAACTCCATGGCCTGCTCCAGCGTGAGGTGGATGAAGGGCTCGAGGGCCACCGCGTCATCCTTGCCCGAGGCGCGGACGTTGGTCAGCTGCTTGCCGCGCAGGGCGTTCACCACCAGGTCGTTGTCGCGGGCGTGGATGCCGATGACCTGGCCTTCGTACACCTCGGTGTTGGGGCCGATGAACAGCCGTCCGCGCTCCTGCAGCTTCCACAGGGCGTAGGCCGGCGCCTTGCCCTGGGCATTGGAGATGATGACCCCGTTCTTGCGCCGGGCCACCGCGCCGGAACGCACCGGTCCGTAGTGATCGAAGACATGGTGCATCAGGCCGGTGCCGGAGGTCATGGTCATGAAATCGGTCTGGAAGCCGATGAGGCCGCGGGTGGGGATCATGAACTCGAGCTTCACCCGGCCCTTGCCGTCGGGCTGCATGTCGCGCATCTCCGCACCGCGCTGGCCGAGGGCCTCCATGACGGCGCCCTGGGCGTCGGTTTCCACGTCCACCACCAGGTGCTCGTAGGGCTCCTGGCGCTGGCCGTCGATGACCTGGAGGATGACCTCGGGACGGGAGATGGCCAGCTCGTAGCCCTCCCGGCGCATGTTCTCCAGCAGGATGGAGAGGTGCAGCTCGCCGCGCCCGGAGACGCGGAAGCGGTCGGGGTCGTCGGTGGGCTCCACCCGCAGGGCCACGTTGTGGATGAGCTCCCGCTCCAGGCGCTCCTTGATCTGGCGCGAGGTGAGGAACTTGCCCTCCTGCCCGGCGAAGGGGGAGGTGTTGACCTGGAAGGTCATGGTCACCGTGGGCTCGTCCACCGACAGGGCCGGGAGGGCTTCCACCCGGTCGGGATGGCACAGGGTGTCGGAGATGTGCAGATCCTCGATGCCGGTCACGGCGATGATGTCGCCCGCCTCGGCCTCCTCGATCTCCAGCCGCTGCATGCCCATCATGTTGAACAGCTGCAGCACCCGGCCGCGGACCGTGTCGCCCACCCGATCCACCGCCACCACCGGGGTGTTGCGGCCGATGCGGCCGCGGCTGACCCGGCCGATGCCGATGGTGCCGAGGTAGCTGGAGTAGTCCAGCGAGGAGATCTGCATCTGGAACGGGCCGTCCGGATCCACCGCGGGGGGCGGGCAGTTGTCGACGATGGACTGGAACAGGGGCGTCATGTCGCCGTCGCGCACGTCCGACTCGAGGCCGGCGTAACCCTGGAGGGCGGAGGCGTAGACCACGGGAAAGTCCAGCTGCTCATCGGTGGCGCCGAGACGATCGAACAGGTCGAAGGTCTGGTCCAGCACCCAGTCCGGGCGCGCGCCGTCACGGTCGATCTTGTTGATGACCACGATGGGCCGCAGGCCGCGGGCGAAGGCCTTCTGGGTCACGAAGCGGGTCTGGGGCATGGGCCCGTCCACCGCGTCCACCAGCAGCAGCACCGAGTCCACCATGGAGAGCACCCGCTCCACCTCGCCGCCGAAGTCGGCGTGGCCGGGGGTGTCGACGATGTTGATGCGGTACTCCCCCCAGCGGATGGCGGTGTTCTTGGAGAGGATGGTGATGCCACGCTCCCGCTCCAGGTCGTTGGAATCCATCATGCGCTCGGTCACCGTCGCACGCTGGTCCAGGGTGCCGGACTGTTTCAGGAGCTCGTCCACGAGGGTGGTCTTGCCGTGGTCCACGTGGGCGATGATGGCGATGTTGCGCAGTTTGTCGATCAAGGGGGTATCCACTTCAATATCGGGTGAGGGGCGCGGATTATACCCGAGGCGGGGCTAAAGTGCAGCTGCGCAAGGAAAAAAGTTGTGAGGGGTGAGGAGTGAGGAGGGCGGGGTGGCGTTGTTTTCCCGCTATTCGCATCACTGTCTGTGCGGCACCGGTGCTCCATTCTGGTATCATGATGGCTCAAGGCTGTACGCGGCCGTGGTTGTCCCGCGTAGTCCGTTTCATCCCGTCCGAGTTCCGTTCGAGTTCCCATGTCCAAGCAGCGCAAAGCAGTGGCCCTCGTCTCCGGCGGCCTCGACTCCATGCTCGCCGCCAAGGTGGTGCAGGAGCAGGGCATCCAGGTGGAGGGCATCAATTTCTTTACCGGTTTCTGCGTGGAGGGACATACCCACGCCATCCGCGAGAAGGACCGCAGCCGGCCCAAGCGCAACAATGCCCTGTGGGTGGCCGAGCAGCTGGGGATGAAGCTGCACATCATCGACATCTCCGCTGACTACAAGGACGTGGTGCTGAATCCGAAGCATGGCTACGGCGCCAACCTGAATCCCTGCCTCGACTGCAAGATCTTCATGGTCCACAAGGCCCTGGAGTGGATGGAGGCGAACGGTTTCGACTTCATCATCACCGGTGAGGTGGTGGGCCAGCGGCCCAAGTCCCAGCGCGCCGACACCATGCCGGTGGTGGCCCGGGAGTCGGGCGCGGAGGATCGGCTGCTGCGGCCCCTGTGCGCGAAAAACCTGCCGCCCACGCTGCCGGAGC
Protein-coding regions in this window:
- a CDS encoding efflux RND transporter periplasmic adaptor subunit: MKPRLRALPPLLLLLSSLLATACSQDGGTSQPAPKKAPPATHLVAAGEVSRAPLPYASTRTGTLRTRRQVRLFNQEEGRIIELPFYEGDRVEQGAVLARLDDALLRAELERAVATRAQAEQDLKRLRRLVERQMVSEDEVSRAATAVEVARAEEALLRTRLGYMVIRAPFAGVVSARLVEPGDAVPRHTHLLTLIDPGSLVTEVSVSELLLPHLALGQKVRVLIDALGREAHAGHISRIYPQVDASTRLGTVEITIEPVPPGARAGQLARVTLEIPALTTLSIPLTALQQDRGSEYVFRLDDENVAHRAEVRTGTRLGARVSILEGLDAGARVVTKGFLGLKDGMSVEPVGETP
- the dtd gene encoding D-aminoacyl-tRNA deacylase: MIALLQRVSAARVVVAGETVGNIGAGLLVFLGVERGDTERQAERLLERVLGYRIFPDCNERMNLGLTDIGGDLLVVSQFTLAADTRKGMRPSFTPAADPATGERLYDHFCHRAGERHGKVASGRFGADMKVQLVNDGPVTFLLRVPPPAA
- the pip gene encoding prolyl aminopeptidase, with the protein product MTRLTLYPDIRPYVQHSLAVEPPHVLHVEECGNPDGIPVLFVHGGPGAGCEPYHRRFFDPGLYRIILFDQRGCGRSTPHAELDGNTTQALVADMEAIREHLGVERWMLFGGSWGSTLGLAYAETHPERVLGLILRGIFLCRPHEIRWFYQEGASRLFPDYWEAYLEPIPEAERGDLVRAYYSRLTSDDEVARMAAAKAWSLWEGRTASLLPREELVNHFADPFTALSLARIECHYFMHDSFLEPDQLLRDAHRLAGIPGIIVHGRYDAICPLENAWQLARAWPDAELQIIPDAGHAASEPGIVDALVRATNSLGRRVG
- the typA gene encoding translational GTPase TypA, coding for MIDKLRNIAIIAHVDHGKTTLVDELLKQSGTLDQRATVTERMMDSNDLERERGITILSKNTAIRWGEYRINIVDTPGHADFGGEVERVLSMVDSVLLLVDAVDGPMPQTRFVTQKAFARGLRPIVVINKIDRDGARPDWVLDQTFDLFDRLGATDEQLDFPVVYASALQGYAGLESDVRDGDMTPLFQSIVDNCPPPAVDPDGPFQMQISSLDYSSYLGTIGIGRVSRGRIGRNTPVVAVDRVGDTVRGRVLQLFNMMGMQRLEIEEAEAGDIIAVTGIEDLHISDTLCHPDRVEALPALSVDEPTVTMTFQVNTSPFAGQEGKFLTSRQIKERLERELIHNVALRVEPTDDPDRFRVSGRGELHLSILLENMRREGYELAISRPEVILQVIDGQRQEPYEHLVVDVETDAQGAVMEALGQRGAEMRDMQPDGKGRVKLEFMIPTRGLIGFQTDFMTMTSGTGLMHHVFDHYGPVRSGAVARRKNGVIISNAQGKAPAYALWKLQERGRLFIGPNTEVYEGQVIGIHARDNDLVVNALRGKQLTNVRASGKDDAVALEPFIHLTLEQAMEFIDDDELVEITPKAIRLRKRHLKEHERKRASRTDSEAS